One window of Nymphaea colorata isolate Beijing-Zhang1983 chromosome 1, ASM883128v2, whole genome shotgun sequence genomic DNA carries:
- the LOC116245751 gene encoding protein EPIDERMAL PATTERNING FACTOR 1, with the protein MAAKSLLPIKHLILVLILFFVLQSASAARNIDRHRRRHRSHHQLAARPRTAIKRLSLLRPEYLTEGTQGRHGRPRAAADTLQVAGSSLPDCSHACGSCSPCRRVMVSFVCATLEEAETCPMAYKCMCNSKSYPVP; encoded by the exons ATGGCAGCGAAGAGCCTGCTTCCCATCAAACACCTCATTCTTGTACTCATCCTTTTCTTCGTCCTTCAATCAGCATCAGCTGCGCGGAACATCGACCGCCATCGTCGTCGAC ATCGCAGCCATCACCAGCTAGCTGCCCGGCCAAGAACTGCAATTAAGAGGCTGTCTCTGCTAAGACCGGAGTATTTGACAGAGGGGACTCAGGGGAGGCACGGCAGACCCAGAGCCGCAGCGGACACCCTCCAGGTCGCCGGATCGAGCCTGCCGGATTGCTCGCACGCATGCGGGTCCTGCTCGCCATGCCGGCGGGTGATGGTCAGCTTTGTGTGTGCAACACTCGAGGAAGCAGAGACATGCCCCATGGCCTACAAATGCATGTGTAATAGCAAGTCCTACCCTGTGCCATGA
- the LOC116253523 gene encoding formin-like protein 7 isoform X1 gives MAPGLSTLEGLRTPSFSSHWVNSGRLDGKATVSSGWAGSAHLIAKLKETVHRFRATLDLPPCNESVSLDELLRRSFDDLQRLHPRHVSCAPIDKTASIYQILHHFYQTLGGVQQSWAVNYKAVKIEQNRVQMEEDLTLDQLSEMILERLGRMIKEAKVIFDLVEEDDENNAKHQEARFDDLLKGDDDKSSSEDKGFRERPLTPTSVLPQTPQTSLRFHAEDIVTYSPPLLWPLRLQAVGKLKPMDVKRLSFHMFPHTPPEARPGILHGSSSESDNAKLQVEVANSSSSLVAPSSIKQPMDLKTALKDTSQIVPKDDTSGTTNDPSRMSGVIRSPTKSFVNNANPKEIMNDNSSGSDAMSELGSHAAMNKVNECQRSGDGTTFLNKSDIVSFSSEAFSKGSIPTPASKPVFVSPPHLKPISLRPLNPAVSDPVAISSSPPTAATPMSIPSLLPAPPTPVSIHAPPPTPVKPISIHHFLSQTLESLCTSSAPPTPVTPSAAYSTMSPSLQPISVLPPPPPPPPPLLHLKPISAHHPPPPPPLNPATSKVEKEALSKNNSSTNLSDPSPPQPPTPPPLVSPKSSAPPPPPPPPPPMLLKGGSAAPLPPTQLKGGSAPPPPPMPPKLGIAPPPPPLLPRGAAAPPPPPPLGVTRALRPKKANTKLKRSTQIGNLYRLLKGKLEGGTPEGKSPRKSQGGSSSENQKQGMADALAEMTKRSAYFRQIEEDVQKHATAIREMKSAIDSFKTKDMAELLKFHQHVELHLEVLTDETQVLSKFEGFPTKKLETLRTASALYTRLDAIVKNLEGWKLVSPLSQQLNRIESYFDKIKVEVDSLDRTKDDESKRFQSHQITFDFNVLVKIKEAMVDLSSNCIEMALKESKEAKTAINGENSAKANGRRKSCSQLLWRAFQLAFRVYHFAGGQDDRAEQLTAELAKEIESYPLE, from the exons ATGGCACCTGGGCTAAGCACATTGGAGGGATTAAGGACTCCATCGTTCTCCTCTCACTGGGTGAACAGTGGCAGGTTGGATGGAAAAGCAACCGTGTCCAGTGGGTGGGCAGGAAGTGCGCATTTGATTGCAAAGCTAAAGGAGACGGTGCATCGTTTTCGGGCCACACTCGACCTTCCTCCATGTAACGAATCTGTTTCCCTGGACGAG TTGCTTAGGCGTTCATTTGATGATCTACAGAGGCTGCACCCCAGGCATGTCTCATGCGCTCCCATTGACAAAACTGCTTCAATTTATCAG ATCTTGcaccatttttatcaaactcTTGGAGGGGTCCAACAATCGTGGGCAGTGAACTACAAAGCTgtaaaaattgaacaaaatcgTGTTCAAATGGAAGAGGACCTCACCTTGGACCAACTGA GTGAAATGATTTTGGAGAGGTTAGGACGCATGATTAAGGAGGCAAAGGTCATCTTTGATCTTGTGGAGGAAGATGATGAAAACAATGCTAAACACCAAGAGGCCAGATTTGATGACCTTTTAAAGGGAGATGATGACAAAAGTTCTTCAGAAGACAAGGGCTTCCGCGAGCGACCACTCACTCCAACTTCGGTTCTACCACAGACACCACAAACCTCTCTGAGATTCCATGCTGAGGATATTGTTACATACTCACCTCCATTGCTTTGGCCTCTAAGACTTCAAGCAGTAGGCAAGCTGAAGCCCATGGATGTGAAGCGCCTCTCTTTCCACATGTTTCCTCATACACCTCCTGAGGCCCGTCCTGGGATCCTCCATGGCTCGAGCAGCGAAAGCGACAACGCAAAACTGCAGGTCGAAGTAGCCAATAGTTCCAGCAGTCTAGTAGCTCCCTCTTCCATAAAACAGCCCATGGACTTGAAGACCGCACTGAAAGACACAAGTCAAATTGTGCCTAAAGATGATACCAGTGGCACTACAAATGATCCCTCTAGGATGTCTGGTGTCATACGCAGCCCTACAAAATCATTTGTGAACAATGCCAATCCGAAAGAGATCATGAATGATAACAGCTCTGGCAGCGATGCCATGTCTGAACTTGGTTCCCATGCTGCAATGAACAAGGTCAATGAATGTCAACGTAGTGGTGATGGTACCACATTTTTGAACAAGAGCGATATAGTTAGCTTTAGTAGTGAAGCCTTTTCAAAGGGCAGCATTCCTACGCCGGCTTCCAAACCTGTATTCGTATCTCCTCCACATTTGAAGCCTATATCTCTTCGTCCTCTTAATCCTGCAGTGTCGGATCCTGTGGCTATTAGTTCTTCTCCTCCTACAGCTGCGACACCAATGTCCATACCGAGTCTCCTTCCTGCACCTCCAACTCCTGTATCTATTCATGCTCCTCCTCCAACACCTGTGAAACCGATTTCTATACATCATTTTCTCTCACAAACTTTGGAGAGTCTGTGTACCAGTTCTGCACCACCTACTCCTGTGACTCCCTCCGCTGCATATTCTACTATGTCTCCATCTTTGCAGCCTATAtctgttcttcctcctcctcctcctcctcctcctccccttttGCATCTGAAGCCCATATCTGCGCATcatcctcctccaccaccaccattaaATCCAGCAACATCAAAGGTAGAGAAAGAGGCCCTTAGTAAGAATAATAGCAGCACTAACCTTTCAGATCCAAGCCCACCTCAGCCACCAACTCCACCCCCATTAGTGTCACCGAAAAGttctgctcctcctcctcctccaccaccaccaccaccaatgcTCCTAAAAGGCGGTTCTGCTGCTCCACTACCACCAACGCAGCTTAAAGGCGGTTCTGCTCCTCCACCCCCACCAATGCCGCCAAAACTTGGCATTGctcctccacctccaccacTTCTGCCAAGAGGTGCAGCTgctcctccacctccacctcctttAGGTGTGACGAGAGCCTTGCGCCCAAAGAAAGCAAACACCAAGCTGAAGAGATCAACACAAATTGGCAATCTTTATAGGCTTCTGAAGGGGAAACTTGAAGGCGGAACTCCAGAAGGCAAATCTCCACGTAAGTCTCAAGGTGGTAGCAGCAGTGAGAACCAGAAGCAGGGGATGGCCGATGCACTTGCTGAGATGACAAAAAG GTCAGCCTATTTTCGCCAGATTGAAGAAGATGTACAGAAGCATGCAACGGCAATAAGAGAAATGAAATCAGCCATCGACTCGTTTAAAACAAAGGACATGGCTGAGTTATTAAAGTTTCATCAACACGTTGAACTTCATCTTGAAGTACTAACGGACGAGACACAG GTGTTATCAAAGTTTGAAGGTTTTCCAACTAAGAAGCTTGAGACTTTAAGAACCGCGTCTGCACTTTATACAAGACTAGATGCAATTGTCAAAAACTTAGAGGGCTGGAAACTTGTTTCACCACTATCACAGCAACTCAACAGGATCGAAAGTTATTTTGATAAG ATCAAAGTGGAAGTTGATTCACTGGACAGAACAAAGGATGATGAATCAAAACGTTTTCAGAGTCATCAAATTACCTTTGACTTCAACGTTCTTGTGAAAATCAAGGAAGCCATGGTGGATCTCTCCTCAAATTGCATAGAAATGGCACTAAAG GAAAGCAAAGAAGCAAAAACTGCAATTAATGGTGAAAACAGTGCCAAAGCCAATGGCCGGCGGAAGTCATGCTCTCAGCTGCTTTGGAGAGCATTTCAGTTAGCCTTTAGGGTGTATCACTTTGCTGGTGGGCAAGATGATAGGGCAGAGCAATTGACTGCAGAATTGGCAAAAGAAATAGAAAGTTATCCTCTTGAATAA
- the LOC116253536 gene encoding mitochondrial intermediate peptidase, mitochondrial isoform X2 — MVGCRFTALSSRLWLIRRKALSRSYHFGRADSVSPSILTSPTAHQQAETGLYGFEQLKTPKGFRYLVKDAIKRSEELIAYISRLPPSEDVIRAMDEISDTVCSVVDSAELCRNTHPDSEFVKEADKASVEMNAFLHLLNTNQSLYDAVVKAETEGVLTTVEAQRAAHTLRTDFEKGGIHLCAGKLDRVDKINAEIARLGREFNENIVNDPGQFDVFPSSRVPKSLHHILQRIYCTKSGSVKLSVESSSMIKESGFRITTDEGTLSSILKWTNDAEVRKRAYITGHSAPFANLSVLDKLIAARHELAQDRADKEVEIIRKVKSQFCGDASGDVQPWDEAYFKGIIKSSAYEIDPTVVASYFPLSQCLEGLKVIVESLFGATFYNVSLAPGESWHPNVVKLLFHHPNEGDLGFLYLDLYSRKDKFPGCAHFAIKGGRKLSKTQYQLPVVALVCNFSARPGPSTSNLNHWEVETLFHEFGHALHSLLSRTDYQHFSGTRMVLDLAETPANLFEYFAWDYRVLKRFARHYSSGEIIPENLVASMNSAKNMFVATDLQRQIFYSAMDQKLFGEQSSTPTDTIDMVADLTRKYTSWGYVEGTHWHTRFNHLINYGAGYYSYLYAKCFAATIWQKVFNDEPLSLSAGSILRTKFLQYGGSRDPSEMLNDFLGNGIMRNTNGGSVPNVCSLRKELNM, encoded by the exons ATGGTGGGATGCCGATTCACCGCCCTTTCTTCTCGGCTATGGCTGATCAGGAGGAAGGCGCTCTCTCGCTCGTACCACTTTGGGCGAGCAGATTCAGTTTCACCTTCCATACTCACTTCACCAACCGCCCACCAGCAGGCCGAGACTGGCCTTTATGGTTTCGAACAACTGAAGACGCCCAAAGGATTCCGTTATTTAGTGAAGGATGCGATCAAGAG ATCAGAAGAACTTATTGCTTACATTTCGAGGCTTCCTCCCTCGGAAGATGTCATTAGGGCCATGGATGAGATATCAGATACG GTCTGCTCTGTCGTGGACTCTGCGGAGCTGTGCAGAAATACGCACCCGGACAG CGAATTTGTCAAGGAGGCAGATAAAGCATCCGTAGAAATGAATGCTTTTTTACAC CTGCTAAACACAAATCAGAGTCTTTACGATGCAGTCGTTAAAGCAGAAACGGAAGGGGTGCTGACAACTGTTGAAGCTCAAAGAGCAGCTCATACTTTACGGACTGACTTTGAGAAGGGAGGCATCCATCTTTGTGCTG GGAAGTTAGATCGGGTGGATAAGATAAATGCTGAAATTGCTCGGTTAGGGAGAGA GTTCAATGAAAATATAGTGAATGACCCAGGTCAGTTTGATGTATTTCCTTCTTCACGTGTCCCAAAAAGTCTACATCATATTCTTCAACGCATCTATTGCACAAAGTCTGGTTCTGTGAAACTATCAGTAGAATCTTCGAGCATGATAAAAGAAAGTGGGTTTAGGATTACAACAGATGAGGGCACTCTCTCCTCCATATTGAAATGGACAAATGATGCAGAG GTCAGGAAACGAGCATATATTACAGGACACTCTGCTCCATTTGCGAATCTATCCGTACTTGATAAGCTTATAGCAGCTCGTCATGAGCTTGCACAG GATCGAGCAGATAAG GAGGTGGAAATCATAAGGAAAGTCAAATCTCAATTTTGTGGAGATGCAAGCGGAGATGTACAGCCATGGGATGAAGCATATTTCAAAGGAATTATCAAATCTTCAGCCTATGAAATAGATCCAACG GTTGTAGCATCTTATTTCCCATTATCTCAATGCCTTGAGGGCCTTAAAGTTATTGTGGAGTCATTATTTGGTGCAACATTTTACAATGTTTCTCTTGCACCGGGGGAATCATGGCATCCAAATGTGGTTAAGCTGTTATTCCATCACCCTAATGAg GGTGACTTGGGTTTCCTATATCTTGATTTGTACAGTAGAAAGGACAAGTTCCCAGGTTGTGCTCATTTTGCTATCAAAGGTGGAAGAAAACTCTCCAAAACGCAGTACCAACTTCCA GTAGTCGCACTAGTCTGCAACTTCTCTGCCAGACCAGGGCCATCAACTTCCAATCTTAATCATTGGGAAGTAGAGACACTATTTCATGAGTTTGGCCATGCTCTCCATTCTCTCCTATCAAGAACG GACTATCAACACTTTTCAGGTACTAGAATGGTTCTTGATTTAGCTGAAACACCTGCCAACCTCTTTGA GTATTTTGCATGGGATTATCGGGTTCTGAAGAGGTTTGCTAGGCATTATTCCTCTGGCGAAATAATTCCTGAAAACTTGGTAGCTTCAATGAATTCTGCCAAGAATATGTTTGTTGCAACAGATTTGCAGCGTCAG ATATTCTATTCAGCAATGGATCAAAAACTTTTTGGGGAGCAATCATCAACTCCAACAGACACAATTGATATGGTTGCGGATCTAACAAGAAAGTATACCAGTTGGGGTTATGTAGAGGGGACACATTGGCATACTCGATTCAACCATCTTATAAACTATGGAGCTG GTTATTACAGCTACTTGTATGCCAAGTGTTTTGCTGCTACAATATGGCAAAAGGTCTTCAATGACGAGCCGCTATCCTTATCAGCTGGTTCGATACTAAGAACGAAGTTCCTTCAATATGGTGGTTCAAGGGATCCGTCTGAAATGCTGAATGATTTTCTAGGCAATGGCATTATGAGAAATACCAACGGAGGATCAGTTCCCAATGTTTGTAGCTTACGCAaagagctcaacatgtaa
- the LOC116253536 gene encoding mitochondrial intermediate peptidase, mitochondrial isoform X1, with the protein MVGCRFTALSSRLWLIRRKALSRSYHFGRADSVSPSILTSPTAHQQAETGLYGFEQLKTPKGFRYLVKDAIKRSEELIAYISRLPPSEDVIRAMDEISDTVCSVVDSAELCRNTHPDSEFVKEADKASVEMNAFLHLLNTNQSLYDAVVKAETEGVLTTVEAQRAAHTLRTDFEKGGIHLCAGKLDRVDKINAEIARLGREFNENIVNDPGQFDVFPSSRVPKSLHHILQRIYCTKSGSVKLSVESSSMIKESGFRITTDEGTLSSILKWTNDAEVRKRAYITGHSAPFANLSVLDKLIAARHELAQIMGYKSYAEFALQPTMASSPDVVMGFLLELSNIVKDRADKEVEIIRKVKSQFCGDASGDVQPWDEAYFKGIIKSSAYEIDPTVVASYFPLSQCLEGLKVIVESLFGATFYNVSLAPGESWHPNVVKLLFHHPNEGDLGFLYLDLYSRKDKFPGCAHFAIKGGRKLSKTQYQLPVVALVCNFSARPGPSTSNLNHWEVETLFHEFGHALHSLLSRTDYQHFSGTRMVLDLAETPANLFEYFAWDYRVLKRFARHYSSGEIIPENLVASMNSAKNMFVATDLQRQIFYSAMDQKLFGEQSSTPTDTIDMVADLTRKYTSWGYVEGTHWHTRFNHLINYGAGYYSYLYAKCFAATIWQKVFNDEPLSLSAGSILRTKFLQYGGSRDPSEMLNDFLGNGIMRNTNGGSVPNVCSLRKELNM; encoded by the exons ATGGTGGGATGCCGATTCACCGCCCTTTCTTCTCGGCTATGGCTGATCAGGAGGAAGGCGCTCTCTCGCTCGTACCACTTTGGGCGAGCAGATTCAGTTTCACCTTCCATACTCACTTCACCAACCGCCCACCAGCAGGCCGAGACTGGCCTTTATGGTTTCGAACAACTGAAGACGCCCAAAGGATTCCGTTATTTAGTGAAGGATGCGATCAAGAG ATCAGAAGAACTTATTGCTTACATTTCGAGGCTTCCTCCCTCGGAAGATGTCATTAGGGCCATGGATGAGATATCAGATACG GTCTGCTCTGTCGTGGACTCTGCGGAGCTGTGCAGAAATACGCACCCGGACAG CGAATTTGTCAAGGAGGCAGATAAAGCATCCGTAGAAATGAATGCTTTTTTACAC CTGCTAAACACAAATCAGAGTCTTTACGATGCAGTCGTTAAAGCAGAAACGGAAGGGGTGCTGACAACTGTTGAAGCTCAAAGAGCAGCTCATACTTTACGGACTGACTTTGAGAAGGGAGGCATCCATCTTTGTGCTG GGAAGTTAGATCGGGTGGATAAGATAAATGCTGAAATTGCTCGGTTAGGGAGAGA GTTCAATGAAAATATAGTGAATGACCCAGGTCAGTTTGATGTATTTCCTTCTTCACGTGTCCCAAAAAGTCTACATCATATTCTTCAACGCATCTATTGCACAAAGTCTGGTTCTGTGAAACTATCAGTAGAATCTTCGAGCATGATAAAAGAAAGTGGGTTTAGGATTACAACAGATGAGGGCACTCTCTCCTCCATATTGAAATGGACAAATGATGCAGAG GTCAGGAAACGAGCATATATTACAGGACACTCTGCTCCATTTGCGAATCTATCCGTACTTGATAAGCTTATAGCAGCTCGTCATGAGCTTGCACAG ATAATGGGGTATAAGTCTTATGCTGAATTTGCATTGCAACCTACAATGGCATCGTCTCCGGATGTTGTAATGGGATTCTTGCTTGAACTGAGCAATATTGTTAAGGATCGAGCAGATAAG GAGGTGGAAATCATAAGGAAAGTCAAATCTCAATTTTGTGGAGATGCAAGCGGAGATGTACAGCCATGGGATGAAGCATATTTCAAAGGAATTATCAAATCTTCAGCCTATGAAATAGATCCAACG GTTGTAGCATCTTATTTCCCATTATCTCAATGCCTTGAGGGCCTTAAAGTTATTGTGGAGTCATTATTTGGTGCAACATTTTACAATGTTTCTCTTGCACCGGGGGAATCATGGCATCCAAATGTGGTTAAGCTGTTATTCCATCACCCTAATGAg GGTGACTTGGGTTTCCTATATCTTGATTTGTACAGTAGAAAGGACAAGTTCCCAGGTTGTGCTCATTTTGCTATCAAAGGTGGAAGAAAACTCTCCAAAACGCAGTACCAACTTCCA GTAGTCGCACTAGTCTGCAACTTCTCTGCCAGACCAGGGCCATCAACTTCCAATCTTAATCATTGGGAAGTAGAGACACTATTTCATGAGTTTGGCCATGCTCTCCATTCTCTCCTATCAAGAACG GACTATCAACACTTTTCAGGTACTAGAATGGTTCTTGATTTAGCTGAAACACCTGCCAACCTCTTTGA GTATTTTGCATGGGATTATCGGGTTCTGAAGAGGTTTGCTAGGCATTATTCCTCTGGCGAAATAATTCCTGAAAACTTGGTAGCTTCAATGAATTCTGCCAAGAATATGTTTGTTGCAACAGATTTGCAGCGTCAG ATATTCTATTCAGCAATGGATCAAAAACTTTTTGGGGAGCAATCATCAACTCCAACAGACACAATTGATATGGTTGCGGATCTAACAAGAAAGTATACCAGTTGGGGTTATGTAGAGGGGACACATTGGCATACTCGATTCAACCATCTTATAAACTATGGAGCTG GTTATTACAGCTACTTGTATGCCAAGTGTTTTGCTGCTACAATATGGCAAAAGGTCTTCAATGACGAGCCGCTATCCTTATCAGCTGGTTCGATACTAAGAACGAAGTTCCTTCAATATGGTGGTTCAAGGGATCCGTCTGAAATGCTGAATGATTTTCTAGGCAATGGCATTATGAGAAATACCAACGGAGGATCAGTTCCCAATGTTTGTAGCTTACGCAaagagctcaacatgtaa
- the LOC116253523 gene encoding uncharacterized protein At4g04980-like isoform X2 — translation MEEDLTLDQLSEMILERLGRMIKEAKVIFDLVEEDDENNAKHQEARFDDLLKGDDDKSSSEDKGFRERPLTPTSVLPQTPQTSLRFHAEDIVTYSPPLLWPLRLQAVGKLKPMDVKRLSFHMFPHTPPEARPGILHGSSSESDNAKLQVEVANSSSSLVAPSSIKQPMDLKTALKDTSQIVPKDDTSGTTNDPSRMSGVIRSPTKSFVNNANPKEIMNDNSSGSDAMSELGSHAAMNKVNECQRSGDGTTFLNKSDIVSFSSEAFSKGSIPTPASKPVFVSPPHLKPISLRPLNPAVSDPVAISSSPPTAATPMSIPSLLPAPPTPVSIHAPPPTPVKPISIHHFLSQTLESLCTSSAPPTPVTPSAAYSTMSPSLQPISVLPPPPPPPPPLLHLKPISAHHPPPPPPLNPATSKVEKEALSKNNSSTNLSDPSPPQPPTPPPLVSPKSSAPPPPPPPPPPMLLKGGSAAPLPPTQLKGGSAPPPPPMPPKLGIAPPPPPLLPRGAAAPPPPPPLGVTRALRPKKANTKLKRSTQIGNLYRLLKGKLEGGTPEGKSPRKSQGGSSSENQKQGMADALAEMTKRSAYFRQIEEDVQKHATAIREMKSAIDSFKTKDMAELLKFHQHVELHLEVLTDETQVLSKFEGFPTKKLETLRTASALYTRLDAIVKNLEGWKLVSPLSQQLNRIESYFDKIKVEVDSLDRTKDDESKRFQSHQITFDFNVLVKIKEAMVDLSSNCIEMALKESKEAKTAINGENSAKANGRRKSCSQLLWRAFQLAFRVYHFAGGQDDRAEQLTAELAKEIESYPLE, via the exons ATGGAAGAGGACCTCACCTTGGACCAACTGA GTGAAATGATTTTGGAGAGGTTAGGACGCATGATTAAGGAGGCAAAGGTCATCTTTGATCTTGTGGAGGAAGATGATGAAAACAATGCTAAACACCAAGAGGCCAGATTTGATGACCTTTTAAAGGGAGATGATGACAAAAGTTCTTCAGAAGACAAGGGCTTCCGCGAGCGACCACTCACTCCAACTTCGGTTCTACCACAGACACCACAAACCTCTCTGAGATTCCATGCTGAGGATATTGTTACATACTCACCTCCATTGCTTTGGCCTCTAAGACTTCAAGCAGTAGGCAAGCTGAAGCCCATGGATGTGAAGCGCCTCTCTTTCCACATGTTTCCTCATACACCTCCTGAGGCCCGTCCTGGGATCCTCCATGGCTCGAGCAGCGAAAGCGACAACGCAAAACTGCAGGTCGAAGTAGCCAATAGTTCCAGCAGTCTAGTAGCTCCCTCTTCCATAAAACAGCCCATGGACTTGAAGACCGCACTGAAAGACACAAGTCAAATTGTGCCTAAAGATGATACCAGTGGCACTACAAATGATCCCTCTAGGATGTCTGGTGTCATACGCAGCCCTACAAAATCATTTGTGAACAATGCCAATCCGAAAGAGATCATGAATGATAACAGCTCTGGCAGCGATGCCATGTCTGAACTTGGTTCCCATGCTGCAATGAACAAGGTCAATGAATGTCAACGTAGTGGTGATGGTACCACATTTTTGAACAAGAGCGATATAGTTAGCTTTAGTAGTGAAGCCTTTTCAAAGGGCAGCATTCCTACGCCGGCTTCCAAACCTGTATTCGTATCTCCTCCACATTTGAAGCCTATATCTCTTCGTCCTCTTAATCCTGCAGTGTCGGATCCTGTGGCTATTAGTTCTTCTCCTCCTACAGCTGCGACACCAATGTCCATACCGAGTCTCCTTCCTGCACCTCCAACTCCTGTATCTATTCATGCTCCTCCTCCAACACCTGTGAAACCGATTTCTATACATCATTTTCTCTCACAAACTTTGGAGAGTCTGTGTACCAGTTCTGCACCACCTACTCCTGTGACTCCCTCCGCTGCATATTCTACTATGTCTCCATCTTTGCAGCCTATAtctgttcttcctcctcctcctcctcctcctcctccccttttGCATCTGAAGCCCATATCTGCGCATcatcctcctccaccaccaccattaaATCCAGCAACATCAAAGGTAGAGAAAGAGGCCCTTAGTAAGAATAATAGCAGCACTAACCTTTCAGATCCAAGCCCACCTCAGCCACCAACTCCACCCCCATTAGTGTCACCGAAAAGttctgctcctcctcctcctccaccaccaccaccaccaatgcTCCTAAAAGGCGGTTCTGCTGCTCCACTACCACCAACGCAGCTTAAAGGCGGTTCTGCTCCTCCACCCCCACCAATGCCGCCAAAACTTGGCATTGctcctccacctccaccacTTCTGCCAAGAGGTGCAGCTgctcctccacctccacctcctttAGGTGTGACGAGAGCCTTGCGCCCAAAGAAAGCAAACACCAAGCTGAAGAGATCAACACAAATTGGCAATCTTTATAGGCTTCTGAAGGGGAAACTTGAAGGCGGAACTCCAGAAGGCAAATCTCCACGTAAGTCTCAAGGTGGTAGCAGCAGTGAGAACCAGAAGCAGGGGATGGCCGATGCACTTGCTGAGATGACAAAAAG GTCAGCCTATTTTCGCCAGATTGAAGAAGATGTACAGAAGCATGCAACGGCAATAAGAGAAATGAAATCAGCCATCGACTCGTTTAAAACAAAGGACATGGCTGAGTTATTAAAGTTTCATCAACACGTTGAACTTCATCTTGAAGTACTAACGGACGAGACACAG GTGTTATCAAAGTTTGAAGGTTTTCCAACTAAGAAGCTTGAGACTTTAAGAACCGCGTCTGCACTTTATACAAGACTAGATGCAATTGTCAAAAACTTAGAGGGCTGGAAACTTGTTTCACCACTATCACAGCAACTCAACAGGATCGAAAGTTATTTTGATAAG ATCAAAGTGGAAGTTGATTCACTGGACAGAACAAAGGATGATGAATCAAAACGTTTTCAGAGTCATCAAATTACCTTTGACTTCAACGTTCTTGTGAAAATCAAGGAAGCCATGGTGGATCTCTCCTCAAATTGCATAGAAATGGCACTAAAG GAAAGCAAAGAAGCAAAAACTGCAATTAATGGTGAAAACAGTGCCAAAGCCAATGGCCGGCGGAAGTCATGCTCTCAGCTGCTTTGGAGAGCATTTCAGTTAGCCTTTAGGGTGTATCACTTTGCTGGTGGGCAAGATGATAGGGCAGAGCAATTGACTGCAGAATTGGCAAAAGAAATAGAAAGTTATCCTCTTGAATAA